Within Candidatus Zixiibacteriota bacterium, the genomic segment ATAGTATTTCCTCCGTTGTTTTATGTGGTGGCTTGTACCGAATTGCAAGAATCATCACGACACATGCTACCTCATCCACATCATAGAAAACGCGATATTCACCAACACGCAACTCCCAAACGGGTTCTACGTGTTCCCACAGTGGAATCAAGCCGACAAG encodes:
- a CDS encoding type II toxin-antitoxin system RelE/ParE family toxin, giving the protein MTYKIEYAEGVADDLANLRAYERAQILDSIETQLTHEPTRQTRNRKILVGLIPLWEHVEPVWELRVGEYRVFYDVDEVACVVMILAIRYKPPHKTTEEIL